Proteins from one Camelina sativa cultivar DH55 chromosome 8, Cs, whole genome shotgun sequence genomic window:
- the LOC104709290 gene encoding F-box/WD-40 repeat-containing protein 1-like — MASSSSDGSLIPPEILESIFGSVPADDLKRFKLTCTEWNALFKDKRFIYDHLEQVKERIIRITDKVQIINPASNDDHSSLPLPNEFQGSGKLSNIVHCDGLLLCIFRHPKRLAVWNPCFNRVRWVTKPRKSYAVNDYYGIGYDGVSRDNYKILRFYNENIFEDNRCPTGKYDPPVEIYDLKSNS; from the coding sequence ATGGCTTCATCTTCGTCAGACGGTTCATTGATACCTCCCGAAATATTGGAATCAATATTTGGTAGTGTTCCAGCTGACGATCTAAAACGATTCAAGTTGACGTGCACAGAATGGAATGCTCTCTTCAAAGATAAGAGATTCATCTACGATCATCTAGAACAGGTCAAAGAACGTATTATACGAATCACTGATAAGGTTCAGATCATTAATCCCGCGTCCAACGATGATCATTCTTCTTTACCACTCCCAAATGAGTTTCAAGGAAGCGGTAAGCTGTCTAATATTGTTCATTGTGATGGGTTATTGCTATGCATCTTTCGTCATCCCAAAAGACTCGCTGTTTGGAACCCTTGTTTTAACCGAGTTAGATGGGTCACCAAACCTAGGAAATCTTATGCAGTTAATGATTATTACGGCATTGGATATGATGGTGTATCTCGTGAtaactacaaaatcttgagattttacaatgaaaatattttcgaaGACAACCGGTGCCCCACGGGTAAGTATGACCCACCGGTTGAGATCTACGACCTCAAGTCAAATTCTTAG
- the LOC104709291 gene encoding uncharacterized protein LOC104709291: MVKLGFDQIWITWIMAMVRSVSYSVLINGSPYGDITPKRGLRQGDPISPYLFLFCAEMLTQKIHQAESRGDITGLSISNHGPRVTHLLFADDSFFFCQANSRNSRVLARILHQYGQLSRQCVNLNKSSITFGSKVEESKKDAVKRHINITRVGGCGKYLGLPEEFSRRKCQMFEYIVTRVKERTRNWHTKYLSEAVKEVLLKSVAFAMPSHAMGCFKLPLTICQEIDSLFSQFWWGSDESKRRISWVSWKRLNLPKSEGGLGFHDIEKFNDALLAKQVWKILNSPECLLTKILKSRYFPATDIRTATLGKKPSHG, from the coding sequence ATGGTTAAACTTGGATTTGATCAGATATGGATTACATGGATCATGGCAATGGTTCGTTCAGTTTCATATTCGGTATTGATTAATGGAAGTCCCTATGGAGATATCACACCGAAACGAGGTTTACGTCAAGGTGACCCAATCTCACCCtatctatttcttttttgtGCGGAGATGTTAACACAAAAGATACATCAAGCGGAGTCAAGAGGGGACATTACCGGATTGTCTATCAGCAACCATGGTCCAAGGGTAACACATCTTCTCTTTGCGGATgactcatttttcttttgtcaagcCAATTCACGGAATAGTCGAGTTCTTGCTAGAATCTTACACCAATATGGGCAATTATCCAGACAATGTGTTAatctcaacaaatcctccatcACGTTTGGTTCAAAGGTTGAAGAGTCTAAAAAGGATGCAGTCAAACGACATATCAACATCACAAGAGTAGGTGGTTGTGGGAAATATCTGGGATTGCCTGAAGAGTTCTCAAGAAGGAAGTGCCAGATGTTTGAGTATATTGTCACCCGTGTTAAGGAAAGGACAAGGAATTGGCATACCAAATATTTATCAGAAGCTGTTAAGGAAGTTCTGTTGAAGTCAGTGGCGTTTGCCATGCCGTCCCACGCCATGGGTTGTTTCAAACTCCCTTTGACTATCTGTCAGGAGATTGATTCACTCTTTTCACAGTTCTGGTGGGGATCAGATGAATCAAAAAGACGAATCTCATGGGTTAGTTGGAAACGGCTGAACCTCCCAAAGTCAGAAGGTGGATTAGGCTTTCATGATATTGAGAAGTTCAATGATGCGCTTTTGGCTAAACAAGTGTGGAAAATTCTAAATTCCCCAGAATGTCTGCTTACAAAGATACTTAAAAGCAGATATTTCCCTGCTACCGATATTAGGACTGCAACCCTGGGAAAGAAACCTTCACATGGTTGA